A single window of Colletotrichum destructivum chromosome 9, complete sequence DNA harbors:
- a CDS encoding Putative Type 1 protein exporter translates to MATPAGAAGAAAPAAANGTADAPAATPAAAAAAAPDPNGAPEAKKGFFKLNPKTVATLRNFFKIMSYGTLLDKFIIVGSCIGAIGAGLTMPIMNIVFGQLVGTFTGFFMQGTSETQDDFIHAVNQGVLYIVYLFVARLILTYLSNLGFRMTSLRISAKIRLTYLGRLFALPISTLDMLAPGQTAAIITITASILQLGISEKMGQFFSSLAIVVAGFTIAFAYNWLLTLTTSSGLVFIAIVYTITTPPIIKRLKDVQDMDIAAASVATEAFSAIRMLAACGAEFKMLAKYGLLADQSRKKGAGMAWLVAIQQGLIFFAIYATFALSFWYAFKMYTMMALTTPTSLIVVLLCIMMMASSLGQITAPLQAASQAADANAIFHTIIDAPQQTYGTLKGPEVSAAEDIVFQAVNFVYPKRPDVKILDNLFITFPAGKVTAIVGPSGSGKSTIVGILERWYEFNGDMETNQLVLFLRNGIISVGGRLLSEIDPKWWRSQIGLVQQDNALFNTTIYQNVEYGLIGTEWENKSQAIKSRLIEEACKDAFADEFISRLPEGYQTEVGDAGIKLSGGQRQRLAIARAIVKQPKILILDEATSAIDVRSEQIVQAALDRACKGRTTIIIAHRLGTIRKADNIVLLRKGQVVQQGTHEALMAQTDGPYHLLATAQKLDMGADDEEGGDVLFGDLSWRRPPDPDVLSVRKSSLQGGSSTGDLTEKRASSEGTSAGMLRHLVDMNGSDEELERVEAGALRVVKEPRGCLGRWRAFHMFGSFGQLLGEQKKRWKTYIVIAIAALGAGASTPVQAYLFAVLVSLFSYWGPFLKVIANHWCEMFMYLATGVGVSHFLLGWATTTIGFGIVRVYRKEYFRNILYKPSSFFDAEGNSAGSLTARLATDPTMLQQLLGTNMAFVLISLFNVIGCVVVGLVFGWKLTLVALGTSMPIIVAAMFYRVRHEASFEEANNAVFAESAKFASESIAAIRTVSSLTMEDGICQRYDDLLNAHVKDAFRRSRFSVMIFSFSDSISLLCMAFVLWYGGKLLSSHEYTPFQYMVVYIAVVQGGMSAGQWLSFGPNIAKAKTAADRILALRENDDDENQVLKGISDIVPYEVHYEKGVEIEFKDVWFSYPTRTLPVLKGLDLRIERGQFAAIVGPSGSGKTTVISLLERFYTLQAGGEILYNGHDVKTLDLVHYRKNISLVSQEPNLFTGTIRENILLGVEDEAAVSDEALHAAARDAGIHDFVTSLPEGYNTQVGNAGVTLSGGQKQRVSIARALIRRPSLLLLDEATSALDSETERGVQAVFDATKGSRTMIMVAHRLATVQNADVIFVMADGKVVERGNHASLIAERGVYFQMCQSQALDK, encoded by the exons ATGGCcacgccggccggcgccgcaggAGCGGCTGCTCCGGCTGCTGCCAACGGGACCGCGGACGCCCCGGCTGCCAcccccgccgcggcggccgccgccgctcccgaCCCCAATGGCGCGccggaggccaagaagggctTCTTCAAGCTCAACCCAAAGACCGTCGCGACGTTGCGCAACTTTTTT AAAATCATGAGCTATGGCACCTTGCTCGACAAGTTTATCATAGTCGGGTCGTgcatcggcgccatcggcgccggtctcACCATGCCGATAATGAACATCGTCTTCG GACAACTCGTGGGCACCTTTACCGGGTTCTTCATGCAGGGCACCTCGGAAACGCAAGACGACTTCATCCATGCCGTGAACCAGGGCGT ACTGTACATCGTGTACCTATTCGTCGCCAGACTGATCCTCACCTATCTGTCCAAC CTCGGGTTCCGCATGACGAGTCTTCGCATCTCAGCAAAGATCCGCCTGACCTACCTGGGCCGACTCTTCGCCCTCCCCATCTCGACGCTCGACATGCTGGCCCCCGGCCagacggcggccatcatcaccatcacggCCAGCATCCTGCAGCTCGGCATCTCGGAGAAGATGGGCCAGTTCTTCTCGagcctcgccatcgtcgtcgccggcttcaccatcgccttcgcctACAACTGGCTGCTGACGCTCACCACGAGCTCcggcctcgtcttcatcgccatcgtctacaccatcaccaccccGCCCATCATCAAGCGTCTCAAGGACGTCCAGGACAtggacatcgccgccgcctccgtcgccaCCGAGGCCTTTAGCGCCATCCGCATGCTGGCCGCCTGCGGCGCCGAGTTCAAGATGCTGGCAAAGTACGGCCTGCTGGCGGACCagtcgaggaagaagggcgcCGGCATGGCCTGGCTGGTGGCCATCCAACAGGGTCTTA TTTTCTTCGCCATTTATGC AACTTTCGCCCTGTCCTTCTGGTACGCCTTCAAGATGTACACCATGATGGCGCTGACGACCCCGACATCCTTGATCGT CGTCCTCCTGTGCATCatgatgatggcctcctccCTGGGCCAGATCACGGCGCCCCTGCAGGCCGCGTCGCAGGcggccgacgccaacgccatcttccacaccatcatcgacgcGCCGCAGCAGACGTACGGCACGCTCAAGGGGCCCGaggtctcggcggccgaggacatcGTCTTCCAGGCCGTCAACTTCGTCTACCCCAAGCGCCCGGACGTTAAGATCCTCGACAACCTCTTCATCACCTTCCCGGCCGGCAAGGTCACGGCCATCGTCGGGCCCTCGGGCTCCGGCAAGagcaccatcgtcggcatcctcgagaGGTGGTACGAGTTCAACGGCGACATGGAGACCAACCAGCTT GTCCTTTTCCTTCGGAATGGTATCATCAGCGTTGGTGGTCGCCTCCTGAGCGAGATCGACCCCAAGTGGTGGCGTAGTCAGATCGGCCTGGTCCAGCAGGACAACGCTCTCTTCAACACGACCATCTACCAGAACGTGGAGTACGGCCTCATCGGGACCGAGTGGGAGAACAAGTCGCAAGCCATCAAGTCCCGACTGATCGAGGAAGCGTGCAAGgacgccttcgccgacgaATTCATCTCACGCCTTCCAGAG GGATACCAAACAgaagtcggcgacgccggcatcaagCTCTCGGGTggccagcggcagcggctcgccatcgcccgcgcCATCGTCAAGCAGCCCAAgatcctcatcctcgacgaggccacgTCGGCCATCGACGTGCGCAGCGAGCAGATCGTCCAGGCGGCCCTCGACCGCGCCTGTAAGGGCCGCAcgaccatcatcatcgcccaccGCCTCGGCACCATCCGCAAGGCCGACAACATCGTCCTGCTCCGCAAGGGCCAGGTCGTCCAGCAGGGCACGCACGAGGCCCTTATGGCGCAGACCGACGGGCCCTATCACCTGCTCGCGACGGCGCAGAAGCTCGAcatgggcgccgacgatgaagaaggcggcgacgtcctctTTGGCGACCTcagctggcggcggccgcccgACCCGGACGTCCTGTCCGTCCGCAAGTCGTCGCTCCAGGGTGGCAGCAGCACGGGCGACCTCACGGAGAAGAGGGCCAGCAGCgagggcacctcggccggcaTGCTGCGGCACCTCGTCGACATGAACGgctccgacgaggagctcgagcgcgtcgaggccggcgcgctGCGGGTCGTCAAGGAGCCGAGGGGCTGCCTcgggaggtggagggcgtTCCACATGTTTGGCAGCTtcggccagctcctcggcgagcagAAGAAGCGGTGGAAGACGTACATTGTCATTGCCATTGCAGCACTCGGTGCCGGAG CGAGTACTCCCGTCCAGGCATACCTGTTCGCCGTCCTGGTTTCCCTCTTCTCGTACTGGGGCCCCTTCCTCAAGGTCATCGCCAACCACTGGTGTGAGATGTTCATGTACCTCGCCACGGGCGTCGGCGTGAGCCATTTCCTGCTCGGCTGGgcgaccaccaccatcggCTTC GGCATCGTCCGCGTCTACAGAAAGGAGTACTTCCGCAACATCCTCTACAAGCCGTCGTCCTTtttcgacgccgagggcaacTCGGCCGGGTCCCTCACGGCGCGGCTCGCGACGGACCCGACgatgctgcagcagctcctcggcaccAACATGGCCTTCGTGCTCATCTCGCTCTTCAACGTCATCGgctgcgtcgtcgtcggcctcgtcttcggctgGAAGCTCACGCTCGTCGCGCTCGGCACGTCCAtgcccatcatcgtcgccgccatgttCTACCGCGTCCGGCACGAGGCCAgcttcgaggaggccaacaacgccgtcttcgccgagaGCGCAAAGTTCGCCTCCGAgagcatcgccgccatccgcaCCGTCTCGAGCCTGACCATGGAGGACGGCATCTGCCAGCGCTACGACGACCTGCTCAACGCCCACGTCAAGGACGCCTTCCGCAGGTCGCGCTTCTCCGTCATGATCTTTTCCTTTAGCGACAGCATCTCGCTGCTCTGCATGGCTTTTGTTCTCTG GTACGGAGGCAAGCTGCTCTCGAGCCACGAGTACACGCCCTTCCAGTACA TGGTCGTAtacatcgccgtcgtccagggcggcaTGAGCGCAGGCCAATGGCTCAGCTTCGGTCCCA acATCGCCAAGGCAAAGACGGCCGCCGACCGCATCCTCGCCCTGAGggagaacgacgacgacgagaaccAGGTGCTCAAGGGCATCAGCGACATCGTCCCCTACGAGGTGCACTACGAGAAGGGCGTCGAGATCGAGTTCAAGGATGTCTGGTTCAGCTACCCGACCCGCACGCTCCCCGTCCTCAAgggcctcgacctccgcATCGAGCGCGGCCagttcgccgccatcgtcggcccCTCGGGCTCCGGCAAGACGACAGtcatctccctcctcgagcgcTTCTACACcctccaggccggcggcgagatcCTCTACAACGGCCACGACGTCAAGacgctcgacctcgtccactACCGCAAGAACATCTCCCTCGTCTCGCAGGAGCCCAACCTCTTCACGGGCACCATCCGCGAGAACATCCTgctgggcgtcgaggacgaggccgccgtctcggacgaggcactccacgccgccgcccgcgacgccggcatccACGACTTCGTCACCTCCCTGCCCGAGGGCTACAACACCCAGGTCGGCAACGCCGGCGTCACCCTCTCGGGCGGCCAGAAGCAGCGCGTCTCCATCGCCCGCGCCCTCATCCGCCGGCCCTCgcttctgctgctcgacgaggccacgAGCGCGCTCGACAGCGAGACGGAGcgcggcgtccaggccgtcttcgacgcCACCAAGGGCAGCCGCACCATGATCATGGTCGCCCACCGCCTGGCGACCGTGCAGAACGCCGacgtcatcttcgtcatggccgacggcaaggtcgtcgagaggGGCAACCACGCGAGCCTGATTGCCGAGCGGGGAGTCTACTTCCAGATG TGTCAATCACAAGCGCTGGACAAGTAA